From the genome of Gracilibacillus salitolerans, one region includes:
- a CDS encoding alpha/beta hydrolase: protein MMKVTIIIIVIIVIMLGVYFWVGNYFYNFALNAKKEKVFIKDNPHLARSEAVLPDVAEEAKLIDNEFKDRVPSSSMSMISRDKLQLKLHANLYQQEEQNQKWAIVVHGYGAKAAVMVRWIRGFYEKGFNVLAPDLRGHGESEGSYIGMGWYDRLDTLSWIDQILDINPDAEIVLYGVSMGGATVMMTSGECLPANVKVIVEDCGYTSVDDIFAYQLADLFKLPKFPIINAANTVTKLRAGFDIYEASAVNKVRVSNIPMLFIHGEKDSFVPFEMIDKVYEVANVDKEKLIIPNAGHGESVQVDPELYWTTIWNFVDKYIP from the coding sequence TTGATGAAAGTAACCATTATCATAATAGTGATTATTGTGATTATGCTAGGCGTTTATTTTTGGGTAGGGAACTATTTTTACAATTTCGCACTCAATGCAAAAAAAGAAAAAGTATTTATCAAAGATAATCCTCATTTAGCAAGGAGTGAAGCGGTGCTCCCTGATGTTGCTGAAGAAGCAAAGCTCATCGATAATGAATTTAAAGACCGTGTTCCATCGTCAAGTATGTCGATGATTTCCAGGGATAAACTGCAGCTAAAGTTACACGCGAACCTTTATCAACAAGAAGAGCAAAACCAAAAATGGGCGATTGTTGTCCATGGTTATGGAGCAAAAGCTGCTGTTATGGTGAGGTGGATTCGCGGCTTCTATGAGAAAGGATTTAATGTGCTTGCTCCCGACCTTCGTGGCCATGGTGAAAGTGAAGGCAGTTATATCGGAATGGGTTGGTATGATCGCCTAGATACTCTGTCATGGATTGATCAAATATTAGATATCAATCCTGACGCTGAGATTGTTTTATATGGAGTTTCGATGGGGGGAGCTACTGTTATGATGACATCAGGAGAATGCTTGCCAGCTAATGTGAAGGTCATTGTAGAAGATTGTGGCTATACTTCTGTCGATGATATTTTTGCTTATCAACTCGCTGATTTATTTAAACTACCGAAGTTTCCGATTATTAATGCTGCCAATACCGTTACCAAACTGCGAGCAGGATTTGATATATATGAAGCTTCAGCTGTGAACAAGGTTCGTGTAAGTAATATACCAATGCTATTTATTCATGGGGAAAAGGATAGTTTTGTGCCATTTGAAATGATTGATAAAGTGTATGAGGTAGCGAATGTCGATAAAGAAAAACTAATCATTCCAAATGCAGGACATGGTGAATCTGTACAAGTTGATCCGGAATTATACTGGACAACGATTTGGAACTTTGTAGATAAATATATACCATGA
- a CDS encoding LysE family translocator, translated as MFDFLAIDFSLLPAFILAAFVICVAPGPDMAFVISRSISQGRKYGIATAFGIQMGVLVHILLAVLGLSAILMTSTWAFLILKYVGAAYLVYLGIQTLRDRKNVQVFTEKKKVSVRKAFMEGALTDIFNPKVALFFLTFIPQFIDPNISSTASQFIILGLILGVIGLSVDISTVFISSLFGNFLAKNKTALWWQQTVSGITLLGLGAWLALDGKLKS; from the coding sequence ATGTTTGATTTTCTAGCTATAGATTTTTCACTTTTACCTGCATTTATTTTAGCGGCTTTTGTTATCTGTGTTGCACCAGGACCAGACATGGCATTTGTCATTAGCAGAAGTATTTCACAAGGAAGAAAATATGGAATTGCAACCGCATTTGGTATTCAAATGGGAGTACTTGTTCACATTTTATTAGCAGTACTAGGCTTATCAGCTATTTTAATGACTTCTACATGGGCTTTTCTCATTTTAAAATATGTAGGAGCAGCCTATCTAGTCTATTTAGGGATACAAACATTACGAGATCGGAAAAATGTGCAAGTTTTTACTGAAAAGAAAAAGGTGAGTGTTCGCAAAGCTTTTATGGAAGGTGCGTTAACAGATATTTTTAATCCGAAAGTTGCGTTGTTCTTCTTAACATTTATTCCGCAATTTATTGATCCTAATATCTCTAGTACAGCTAGTCAGTTTATTATTTTAGGCTTAATTTTAGGTGTCATCGGTTTATCGGTAGATATTTCAACCGTGTTTATTTCTAGTTTGTTTGGTAATTTCTTAGCGAAAAATAAAACAGCGCTATGGTGGCAACAAACAGTAAGTGGGATTACATTGCTAGGGCTTGGTGCATGGCTGGCACTGGATGGTAAGTTGAAAAGCTGA
- a CDS encoding aspartate/glutamate racemase family protein: MRIIGLIGGMSWESSVEYYRIINEEVNRKLGGLHSAKCLLYSVDFDEIERYQSEGDWESAGKHLAEVAASLEKAGADFIVLCTNTMHKVIDYMEEKIDIPILHIADATAVKINESNIKRVGLLGTKYTMEQNFLKSRLEDDGLEVMVPDEEEREHVNQIIFEELCLGRINSSSKEYYQKVMKSLVNNGAEGIILGCTEIGLLIKPEDAEVPLFDTAVIHAKEAVNLAISKEDKDSKSQVN; this comes from the coding sequence ATGAGAATAATTGGTTTAATAGGCGGTATGAGTTGGGAATCCTCTGTTGAGTATTATCGTATTATCAATGAAGAGGTCAACCGTAAGTTAGGTGGTTTACATTCAGCAAAATGTCTATTGTATAGCGTTGACTTTGACGAAATTGAACGTTATCAATCTGAGGGTGACTGGGAAAGCGCTGGTAAGCATTTAGCTGAAGTGGCTGCATCGTTAGAAAAAGCTGGTGCTGACTTTATTGTGCTCTGTACAAATACAATGCATAAAGTAATAGATTATATGGAAGAAAAGATAGATATACCGATTTTACATATTGCTGATGCAACAGCAGTGAAAATTAATGAATCAAATATCAAAAGAGTGGGTTTACTAGGTACCAAATATACGATGGAACAGAATTTTTTAAAATCAAGATTAGAAGATGACGGACTTGAAGTTATGGTACCGGATGAGGAAGAAAGAGAACATGTTAATCAAATTATCTTTGAAGAGTTATGTTTAGGGCGCATTAACAGCTCTTCAAAAGAATATTACCAAAAAGTAATGAAAAGTTTAGTTAATAATGGAGCGGAAGGCATTATTTTGGGCTGCACAGAGATTGGCTTATTGATCAAACCTGAGGATGCAGAAGTTCCATTATTTGATACAGCTGTAATTCATGCGAAAGAAGCGGTTAATCTGGCGATATCAAAAGAAGACAAAGATAGTAAATCCCAAGTTAACTAG
- the pepF gene encoding oligoendopeptidase F produces MSTRLQRSEVPNEKTWDLTDLFTSQEAWEKELEAIQSDVSEVTQYKGKLVSNATTLLKGLTAFENYQKRLIYVSTYAHLRASADGSDPANQRDAAKVASALASISAQLSFFQSELLTLSEEEMEQFLQEEEGLVTYKKLLTDTLEQKPYTLAPEMEETLAALGEVHDAPFMIYERSKSSDMTFDSIENDQGKELPMSAALYEDRYELEANTRIRRDAYQSFTKTLNQYKHTYAATYATEVTKQVTLARLRNYDSVTDMLLTPQQVTKEMYHNQLDVSQKELAPHMRRYAKLLKEKLGLDELRYADLKAPLDPEYNPTTTYEEAKAIILKALQVMGPEYSEIMQKGLSERWIDLADNIGKQTGAFCSSPYGVHPYILITWTDKMRGAFVLAHELGHAGHFYLAGKHQSLVNTDPSTYFVEAPSTINELLLANHLLNKTNDKRMKRWVITQLIGTYYHNFVTHLLEGEYQRRVYDLAEAGTPLTADVLTQQKLEALQNFWGDTVTFDDGAGLTWMRQPHYYMGLYPYTYSAGLTVATAVAQRIKTDGKTAADNWLEVLKAGGSLKPLNLIKKAGVDMAKPDAIKEAVSFIGSLVDELEESYE; encoded by the coding sequence ATGTCCACACGTTTACAGCGTTCTGAAGTACCTAATGAAAAAACATGGGATTTAACAGACTTATTCACGTCTCAAGAAGCATGGGAAAAAGAATTAGAGGCGATTCAATCAGATGTTTCAGAGGTAACGCAATACAAAGGGAAATTAGTAAGTAATGCCACTACTTTATTAAAAGGACTTACTGCATTCGAGAATTATCAAAAGCGATTAATTTATGTAAGTACATATGCCCACTTACGCGCAAGTGCTGATGGAAGTGATCCTGCTAATCAGAGGGATGCGGCCAAAGTTGCCTCAGCACTGGCAAGTATCAGTGCACAACTATCTTTTTTTCAATCCGAATTGTTAACACTTTCTGAAGAGGAAATGGAGCAATTTTTACAGGAAGAAGAAGGTCTTGTTACGTATAAAAAATTGCTCACTGACACCCTGGAACAAAAACCATATACCTTAGCTCCTGAAATGGAAGAGACATTAGCTGCTTTAGGCGAGGTTCATGATGCACCTTTCATGATTTATGAACGAAGTAAATCCTCTGATATGACCTTTGATTCTATCGAGAATGACCAAGGTAAAGAGCTACCGATGTCTGCAGCCCTTTATGAAGACCGCTATGAGTTAGAAGCGAATACGCGAATTCGTCGTGATGCTTATCAATCTTTTACTAAAACATTGAACCAATATAAACATACCTATGCGGCAACATATGCTACGGAAGTAACCAAACAAGTTACATTAGCTCGCCTGAGGAACTATGATTCTGTTACAGATATGTTACTCACTCCTCAGCAAGTAACGAAAGAAATGTACCATAATCAACTTGATGTAAGTCAGAAGGAACTCGCACCACATATGCGTCGATATGCCAAGTTATTGAAAGAAAAGCTCGGCTTAGACGAATTACGCTATGCTGATTTAAAAGCACCTCTTGATCCGGAATATAATCCAACAACAACGTATGAAGAAGCAAAAGCGATTATTCTTAAGGCATTACAAGTAATGGGACCAGAGTATAGCGAAATTATGCAAAAAGGTTTGAGTGAGCGCTGGATCGATTTGGCAGATAATATCGGAAAACAAACTGGTGCGTTCTGCTCAAGTCCCTATGGTGTCCATCCATATATTTTGATCACGTGGACAGATAAAATGCGTGGTGCATTTGTTCTGGCACATGAACTCGGGCATGCGGGCCATTTCTATCTAGCTGGAAAACATCAATCCTTGGTTAATACGGATCCATCAACATACTTTGTTGAGGCTCCATCAACAATTAACGAACTATTGCTAGCCAATCATTTATTAAATAAAACCAATGATAAACGAATGAAGCGCTGGGTAATTACGCAACTTATTGGAACCTATTATCATAATTTTGTTACCCATCTCTTAGAAGGAGAATATCAACGCCGCGTCTATGATTTAGCGGAAGCTGGTACACCATTAACAGCTGATGTGCTTACCCAACAAAAATTAGAAGCACTTCAAAACTTCTGGGGTGACACGGTGACCTTTGACGACGGAGCTGGACTAACATGGATGCGTCAACCACATTATTATATGGGATTATATCCGTATACGTATTCTGCTGGATTAACAGTGGCTACAGCTGTGGCACAAAGAATTAAAACAGACGGAAAAACTGCAGCTGACAATTGGCTAGAGGTTCTTAAAGCTGGTGGTTCATTAAAACCACTTAATCTTATTAAAAAAGCTGGAGTCGATATGGCTAAACCAGATGCTATTAAGGAAGCTGTTTCATTTATTGGCTCACTAGTTGATGAATTGGAAGAGAGTTATGAATAG
- a CDS encoding GNAT family N-acetyltransferase gives MEWNKNGYTVSDDKNRMDTDIIFGMLTNSYWAADRPKEVITQSMKNSICFGVFDGEKQIGFARVITDNVVFSWVCDVIINSDYQGKGLGKWLFNCIMEHPDNQVKTLGLYTKDAHTLYQKFGFTDVDTMQCKKEHPKSWGDICHSYVQR, from the coding sequence ATGGAATGGAACAAAAATGGTTATACAGTGAGTGATGACAAAAATAGAATGGATACAGATATCATATTTGGGATGTTAACCAATAGTTATTGGGCCGCAGATCGACCAAAAGAAGTGATTACACAAAGCATGAAAAACTCGATATGTTTTGGTGTCTTTGATGGCGAGAAGCAAATAGGTTTTGCCAGAGTGATTACGGACAATGTCGTATTTTCTTGGGTTTGTGATGTCATTATTAACTCTGATTATCAAGGTAAGGGATTAGGTAAATGGTTGTTCAACTGCATAATGGAACATCCAGACAATCAGGTCAAAACCTTGGGGTTATATACAAAAGACGCTCATACACTTTATCAAAAATTTGGATTTACTGATGTAGACACGATGCAATGTAAAAAGGAACATCCGAAAAGCTGGGGCGACATTTGTCATTCATATGTACAGCGATGA
- a CDS encoding aminotransferase-like domain-containing protein: MSTKYNNIMNDLKKKIIEGTLKSGVKLPSIRILSEEYSCSRNTIIKAYHELEKQHIIYSVPKSGYYVVNHVNLLKNRVDTPEIDFLSAGPDKEAMPYKDFQHCINQAIDLYKGELFSYSHQQGLMTLRKELIKHLQDRQVFTSPERIFILSGSQQAINLLTHMPFPNGKSNILIEQPTYFGAVEAVRLHHVKTFGIQLTMEGIDLDRLEYMFRHNDIKFFYVIPRFHNPLGHSYSNEEKKKIVELANKYDVYIVEDDIFGDLDINAKSDPMFTYDPRGKVIYIKSFSKIMLPGLRIGVAVLPELLINTFSRYKFSNDLFSTTISQGALEIYLKSGMFNNHLESIKDLYRTKMEIVKAACEQYLSQNYQFTKPATGFYMSIYLPRTLSAKRLVNALLQENVFVDDAKRMYLPEFQKENLIRLCIAQVNKNQISQGIETIAKYIDTLKNQQIIMKDNEQLKNL; this comes from the coding sequence ATGAGTACAAAATACAACAATATAATGAATGACTTGAAAAAGAAAATCATAGAGGGTACTTTAAAGTCTGGTGTCAAACTACCTTCTATCAGAATTTTATCTGAAGAATACTCTTGTAGTAGAAACACCATCATTAAAGCTTATCATGAGTTAGAAAAACAACATATCATTTATTCGGTTCCGAAGAGTGGATACTATGTAGTAAATCATGTAAATCTTTTAAAAAACAGAGTAGATACTCCTGAAATTGATTTTTTATCTGCAGGACCAGATAAAGAAGCGATGCCTTATAAGGATTTTCAACATTGTATTAATCAAGCAATAGATTTATATAAAGGAGAACTTTTTTCATATTCTCACCAGCAAGGGTTGATGACTTTAAGAAAGGAACTAATTAAACATTTACAAGACAGACAGGTGTTTACTAGTCCTGAAAGAATATTTATTCTATCTGGATCACAGCAGGCAATTAATTTACTTACGCATATGCCTTTTCCAAATGGTAAATCAAATATTCTTATAGAACAGCCTACTTACTTCGGTGCAGTAGAAGCAGTACGACTTCACCATGTAAAAACATTCGGTATACAGCTCACAATGGAAGGCATTGATTTAGACCGATTAGAATATATGTTTCGTCATAACGATATTAAATTTTTCTATGTTATTCCGCGTTTTCATAATCCACTTGGTCATAGTTATTCGAATGAAGAAAAAAAGAAAATAGTTGAACTTGCTAATAAGTATGATGTATATATTGTGGAAGATGATATATTTGGTGATCTTGACATCAATGCAAAGTCAGATCCAATGTTTACCTATGACCCAAGAGGAAAAGTTATTTATATTAAAAGTTTTTCTAAAATAATGCTTCCGGGATTGCGAATAGGTGTAGCCGTATTACCTGAACTATTAATAAACACTTTCTCTCGCTATAAATTTAGTAATGATTTGTTTAGTACGACAATTTCCCAAGGTGCTTTAGAAATCTATTTAAAAAGTGGTATGTTTAATAACCATTTGGAGAGCATTAAAGATTTATACAGAACAAAAATGGAGATAGTGAAAGCAGCATGTGAACAATATTTGTCACAAAATTATCAATTTACTAAACCTGCAACAGGCTTCTATATGTCGATTTATTTACCAAGAACGCTATCGGCAAAACGATTAGTTAATGCGCTACTACAAGAAAATGTTTTTGTTGATGATGCTAAGAGAATGTACTTGCCAGAATTTCAAAAGGAAAATCTAATTAGGTTGTGTATAGCACAAGTAAATAAAAATCAAATTTCTCAAGGGATAGAAACCATTGCAAAATACATTGATACATTAAAAAATCAGCAAATAATAATGAAGGACAATGAACAATTAAAGAATTTGTGA
- a CDS encoding DinB family protein → MVSNLKVEMDMDRTVGMLYAMVDENYHRLKKIVAGMSQEEVDFKGPSKKYNSTAQLLRHLAFVDLNWVYRIKEEEMPLNLMEKYGPMLDENNQLPLIKGISLDVLLKDYDKVINMMKNACYQLTDKQLNQVVEYGNGKKATIQWGIWHIADHNRYHQAHINQLRKWYAEA, encoded by the coding sequence ATGGTCTCAAATTTAAAAGTGGAAATGGATATGGACCGCACCGTAGGTATGCTTTATGCTATGGTGGATGAAAATTATCATCGTCTTAAAAAGATTGTTGCTGGTATGTCACAAGAGGAAGTAGATTTTAAAGGTCCTAGCAAGAAATATAACAGTACAGCACAATTATTAAGACATTTAGCATTCGTCGATTTAAACTGGGTATATAGGATAAAAGAGGAAGAAATGCCGTTAAACTTAATGGAAAAATACGGACCAATGCTAGATGAAAATAACCAATTACCACTAATTAAAGGTATTTCTCTAGACGTACTTCTGAAAGACTATGATAAGGTCATAAATATGATGAAAAATGCATGCTACCAGTTAACAGATAAACAACTGAATCAGGTAGTGGAATATGGTAACGGAAAGAAGGCAACCATTCAATGGGGAATCTGGCATATCGCAGACCATAACAGGTATCATCAGGCACATATCAATCAGTTGCGAAAATGGTATGCTGAAGCCTAG
- a CDS encoding GNAT family N-acetyltransferase yields the protein MYKACWEYRDYLITMDKDALDLEVIHNFLSNESYWSKGISKEDVIKSIRNSAFCFGMYFIDPIDKKRKQIGFARVISDLVTHAYLQDVFILAPYRNKGLGNWLLNTITNYEELKLRRFMLATDDGHSFYSKFGFQPLDNPNFFMQKKGKGAI from the coding sequence TTGTATAAGGCTTGTTGGGAGTATAGAGATTATCTGATTACAATGGATAAAGATGCATTAGATTTAGAAGTAATCCATAACTTTTTGAGCAATGAATCATACTGGTCAAAAGGAATTTCCAAAGAAGATGTGATCAAATCTATCCGTAATTCTGCTTTTTGTTTCGGGATGTATTTTATTGATCCCATTGACAAAAAACGCAAACAGATAGGCTTTGCTAGAGTCATTTCTGACCTGGTCACTCACGCCTATTTACAAGATGTATTTATCCTAGCTCCATATAGAAACAAAGGATTAGGCAATTGGCTGCTTAATACTATCACTAATTATGAAGAACTAAAGCTTCGCAGATTTATGTTAGCTACTGATGATGGTCATTCTTTTTATTCTAAGTTTGGCTTTCAACCACTTGATAATCCTAACTTCTTCATGCAGAAAAAAGGAAAAGGAGCCATTTAA
- a CDS encoding carbon-nitrogen family hydrolase, giving the protein MKYAIYQMDVVVADPEANREKIKNWIEREVDDDKPDTVVLPEMWNAGYALDRLDGLADNNGENTIPFLSDLAKKNNINIIGGSIANQKENGIYNTSYVFNREGKLVHHYDKMHLVPMLDEPKYLNGGEAKGAIFELEGVKMGVIICYDLRFPELMRAIALQGAEVLHIVAQWPTARKDHWKFLQYARAIENQCYVISANSSGSCNGTDFAGESMVINPSGELVASGLPEQESTISASIDLTKVAEIRKNIPVFDSRVPHLYGE; this is encoded by the coding sequence ATGAAATATGCCATTTATCAAATGGATGTAGTCGTTGCAGATCCGGAAGCGAACAGAGAGAAAATTAAAAACTGGATAGAAAGAGAAGTTGACGATGATAAACCAGATACTGTTGTTTTGCCGGAAATGTGGAATGCCGGCTATGCATTGGATAGACTAGATGGTTTAGCGGACAACAACGGTGAAAATACGATCCCTTTTCTAAGCGATTTAGCCAAAAAAAATAATATAAATATTATTGGTGGTTCTATTGCTAACCAAAAAGAAAATGGTATTTATAATACGAGTTATGTATTTAATCGCGAAGGTAAACTTGTCCATCATTATGACAAAATGCATCTCGTTCCGATGTTAGATGAACCAAAATATTTAAATGGAGGGGAAGCAAAAGGAGCAATATTCGAACTCGAAGGTGTCAAGATGGGTGTGATTATCTGTTATGATCTTCGTTTTCCTGAACTGATGAGAGCAATAGCGTTACAGGGGGCAGAGGTGCTCCATATTGTGGCGCAATGGCCAACAGCTCGAAAAGATCATTGGAAATTCCTGCAGTATGCACGGGCGATTGAAAATCAATGTTATGTTATTTCAGCTAATAGTAGCGGGAGTTGTAATGGTACCGATTTTGCCGGGGAATCGATGGTAATTAATCCATCCGGTGAACTTGTAGCGTCAGGACTTCCCGAACAAGAATCCACCATTAGTGCAAGTATTGATTTAACCAAAGTAGCAGAAATACGCAAAAATATACCTGTATTTGATAGCCGGGTACCACATTTATATGGAGAGTGA
- a CDS encoding pyridoxal phosphate-dependent aminotransferase yields the protein MTEFEYADKLKRLPEQFFAKLVKKTQSLVKQGHDVINLGQGNPDLPTPDFIVEALQEASENPTFHKYSPFQGYPFLKKEIADFYKREYGVDVDPESEVAILFGSKTGLVEVSQCLLNPYNKVLVPDPGYPDYMSGIALANAEPVHMPLLKENAFLPDYEMLAQEDLDKAKLMFLNYPNNPTAATATKEFFDQTVEVARKHHICVVHDFAYGAIGYDGEKPQSFLQSPGAKEIGIEMYTLSKSFNMAGWRVAFAVGNPSVIQAIELIQDHYYVSIFGAIQAAAQKALQDGQEATQKLNHEYEQRRNAFLQKAEEIGWRGGTSKGSFFVWMPTPAGYSSEEFAEFLLEKVHVVVAPGSGFGTSGEGYVRIALLDHQDRLIEACERIRKLSLFL from the coding sequence ATGACAGAATTCGAATATGCCGATAAACTAAAACGATTACCTGAACAATTCTTTGCAAAGTTAGTGAAAAAAACGCAGTCACTGGTTAAACAAGGTCATGATGTCATTAATCTTGGACAAGGTAATCCAGATTTACCAACACCCGATTTTATTGTGGAAGCTTTGCAGGAAGCAAGTGAAAATCCAACGTTTCATAAATATTCGCCATTTCAGGGATATCCTTTTTTAAAGAAAGAGATAGCAGATTTTTATAAAAGAGAATACGGTGTAGATGTTGATCCTGAATCAGAAGTAGCGATTTTATTTGGTTCCAAAACAGGACTTGTGGAAGTTAGTCAATGTTTGTTGAATCCATATAATAAAGTGCTTGTTCCTGACCCGGGTTATCCAGATTATATGTCAGGAATCGCACTTGCAAATGCAGAGCCTGTACATATGCCATTATTGAAAGAAAATGCTTTTTTACCTGATTATGAGATGCTAGCCCAAGAGGATTTAGACAAAGCAAAACTAATGTTCCTCAACTATCCTAATAATCCAACTGCTGCCACTGCCACAAAAGAATTTTTTGATCAGACGGTTGAGGTTGCGAGAAAACATCATATCTGTGTTGTCCATGATTTTGCTTATGGTGCGATCGGTTATGATGGGGAAAAACCGCAAAGCTTTCTGCAATCACCAGGGGCTAAAGAAATTGGCATTGAAATGTATACTTTGTCGAAATCATTTAATATGGCAGGCTGGCGAGTGGCATTTGCAGTCGGCAATCCGTCGGTGATTCAAGCGATTGAACTTATTCAAGATCATTATTATGTAAGTATTTTCGGAGCTATTCAAGCAGCAGCTCAAAAAGCATTACAAGACGGCCAAGAAGCAACCCAAAAGCTTAATCATGAATATGAGCAAAGAAGAAATGCCTTCTTACAAAAAGCGGAAGAGATTGGCTGGCGTGGCGGTACGAGTAAGGGATCTTTCTTTGTTTGGATGCCTACTCCTGCTGGTTATAGTTCTGAGGAATTTGCTGAATTCTTATTAGAAAAAGTGCATGTTGTTGTTGCGCCGGGGAGTGGGTTTGGTACTTCAGGTGAAGGCTATGTTCGCATTGCATTACTAGATCATCAGGATAGATTAATCGAAGCGTGTGAACGAATCAGAAAATTGTCATTATTCTTGTAA